A genomic region of Sphingobium sp. HWE2-09 contains the following coding sequences:
- a CDS encoding acetyl-CoA carboxylase carboxyltransferase subunit alpha, whose protein sequence is MVSFLEFEKPVAELEARIVELRATASVGDINIDGEIATLEQRAAKLLSDTYGKLTPWQKTQVARHAERPHFKDYVAGMFDNFMPLAGDRAFADDQAIIGGFATLGERKVMVIGHEKGDDTASRVRHNFGMAKPEGYRKAIRLMELADRFGLPVVSLVDTSGAFPGVQAEERGQAEAIARSTEACLKLGVPMVAAVVGEGGSGGAIALAAANRVLMFEHAVYSVISPEGCASILWRTADKASDAATAMQVTAQHLKALGVIDRIVPEPVGGAHRDPVTAIANLGAAIEAELDSLDGLGADALRTDRADKFLAIGA, encoded by the coding sequence ATGGTAAGCTTTCTGGAATTCGAAAAGCCGGTCGCGGAACTGGAAGCGCGCATCGTCGAACTGCGCGCCACCGCGAGCGTGGGGGACATCAATATCGATGGCGAGATCGCGACGCTGGAACAGCGCGCGGCCAAGCTGTTGTCCGACACCTATGGCAAGCTGACGCCCTGGCAGAAGACACAGGTGGCGCGGCATGCCGAACGCCCGCACTTCAAGGATTATGTCGCGGGCATGTTCGACAATTTCATGCCGCTGGCAGGCGACCGCGCCTTTGCCGACGATCAGGCGATCATCGGCGGCTTTGCGACGCTGGGCGAGCGCAAGGTCATGGTGATCGGCCATGAAAAGGGCGACGATACCGCCAGCCGGGTGCGCCATAATTTCGGCATGGCCAAGCCCGAAGGCTATCGCAAGGCGATCCGCCTGATGGAACTGGCCGACCGGTTCGGTCTGCCGGTCGTCAGCCTGGTCGATACGTCGGGCGCGTTCCCCGGCGTGCAGGCGGAGGAGCGTGGCCAGGCCGAAGCGATTGCGCGGTCGACCGAAGCCTGCCTGAAACTGGGCGTGCCGATGGTGGCCGCCGTGGTGGGCGAGGGTGGCTCCGGCGGGGCGATCGCGCTGGCGGCGGCTAATCGCGTGCTGATGTTCGAACATGCGGTCTATTCGGTGATTTCGCCCGAAGGCTGCGCGTCGATCCTGTGGCGCACTGCCGACAAGGCGAGCGACGCGGCGACCGCGATGCAGGTGACGGCGCAGCATCTCAAAGCATTGGGCGTGATCGACCGAATCGTGCCGGAGCCTGTGGGCGGCGCGCATCGCGATCCGGTAACGGCGATCGCCAATCTGGGCGCGGCGATCGAGGCGGAACTGGATTCGCTGGATGGTCTGGGCGCCGATGCGTTGCGGACGGACCGGGCGGACAAGTTTCTGGCTATCGGGGCTTAA
- a CDS encoding Flp family type IVb pilin, with product MKFVRNMLKNNKGATAIEYGLIAALIAVAAIAAMTSLGTKLGGTFNNVSGNLK from the coding sequence ATGAAGTTCGTCCGTAACATGCTGAAGAACAACAAGGGTGCAACCGCGATCGAATACGGCCTCATCGCCGCTCTGATCGCCGTCGCTGCGATCGCCGCGATGACCAGCCTGGGCACCAAGCTCGGCGGCACCTTCAACAACGTTTCGGGCAACCTGAAGTAA
- a CDS encoding Flp family type IVb pilin yields MRALVEMLARWGLMRCERGATAVEYGLIIAVIVLAMVAALNNVATKTTGMWNNVATEVTKH; encoded by the coding sequence ATGCGCGCGCTTGTCGAAATGCTTGCCCGATGGGGGCTGATGCGATGCGAGCGCGGCGCGACGGCGGTCGAATATGGGCTGATCATCGCGGTGATCGTGCTCGCCATGGTCGCGGCGCTGAACAACGTCGCCACCAAGACCACCGGCATGTGGAACAACGTCGCAACCGAAGTCACCAAGCATTAA
- a CDS encoding GNAT family N-acetyltransferase, with translation MPLSIRLAQPADVVALSALKLAAFRETFLDGFAIPYPPADLALFEADSYGVATVARELADPSHATWVAEGADGRLLAYAHVGPCKLPHPDAAAEHGELYQLYALNAGQGQGVGRALMDVALDWLAANRPGPVWLGVWSGNDRAQAVYARRGFVKVGGYGFPVGAWTDREYIFRRG, from the coding sequence ATGCCTCTTTCTATCCGCCTTGCGCAGCCTGCCGATGTGGTCGCGCTGTCCGCGCTCAAGCTGGCGGCTTTCCGCGAGACGTTTCTCGACGGGTTCGCCATTCCCTATCCGCCCGCCGACCTCGCGCTGTTCGAGGCGGATAGTTATGGCGTGGCGACGGTCGCGCGGGAACTGGCCGACCCGTCGCACGCGACCTGGGTGGCGGAAGGAGCGGACGGGCGGTTGCTGGCCTATGCGCATGTCGGGCCGTGCAAATTGCCGCATCCCGACGCTGCGGCGGAGCATGGGGAATTATATCAGCTTTATGCGCTTAATGCCGGGCAGGGGCAGGGCGTGGGGCGGGCGTTGATGGATGTGGCGCTGGATTGGCTGGCGGCGAACAGACCGGGGCCGGTGTGGCTGGGCGTATGGTCCGGCAATGATCGCGCGCAGGCGGTTTATGCCAGGCGCGGGTTCGTGAAGGTTGGTGGGTATGGTTTCCCGGTCGGGGCTTGGACGGACCGGGAGTATATTTTTCGGCGGGGGTAG
- the bfr gene encoding bacterioferritin yields the protein MKGDAKVIEYLNKVLKNELTAINQYFLHYRMLNHWGIEKLAKFEYEESIDEMKHADKVAERILFLDGLPNFQLLGRLKIGETVEEILKSDLELEYEALPVLRDAIAYCESIRDFVSRDLFQYILESEEEHVDTLETQFEMIERMGIQNYVQLQSKAKED from the coding sequence ATGAAGGGCGACGCCAAGGTCATCGAATATCTGAACAAGGTGCTCAAAAATGAGCTGACCGCGATTAACCAATATTTCCTCCACTATCGTATGCTCAACCATTGGGGCATCGAAAAGCTGGCCAAGTTCGAATATGAAGAATCCATCGATGAGATGAAACATGCGGACAAGGTCGCCGAACGCATCCTGTTCCTTGATGGCCTGCCCAATTTCCAGCTGCTCGGTCGCCTGAAGATCGGCGAGACGGTCGAGGAAATCCTCAAGTCCGACCTCGAACTCGAATATGAAGCGCTGCCGGTGCTGCGCGACGCAATCGCCTATTGCGAATCGATTCGCGACTTCGTCAGCCGCGACCTGTTCCAATATATCCTCGAAAGCGAGGAAGAGCATGTCGACACGCTGGAAACCCAGTTCGAAATGATCGAACGCATGGGCATCCAGAACTATGTCCAGCTACAGAGCAAAGCGAAAGAGGACTGA
- the rpmE gene encoding 50S ribosomal protein L31, with the protein MKADTHPAYHMITVQMTDGTTFQTRSTWGKEGDTLALDIDPKSHPAWTGGNRQLDTGGQVARFNKRFGGLTLKK; encoded by the coding sequence ATGAAGGCCGATACCCACCCCGCCTACCACATGATCACCGTCCAGATGACCGACGGCACGACCTTTCAGACCCGTTCGACCTGGGGCAAGGAAGGCGACACGCTGGCGCTCGACATCGATCCCAAGTCGCATCCGGCCTGGACGGGCGGCAACCGCCAGCTGGACACCGGCGGCCAGGTGGCACGCTTCAACAAGCGTTTCGGCGGTCTGACGCTGAAGAAGTAA
- a CDS encoding M48 family metalloprotease — protein sequence MNWKMKLGCAGAVLAVTASAPAVIGQQRAIRTVSSISAQDKASGAKQHPELLKEFGGAYVGPQAKYVEGVGRRIAVQSGLSNAQGDFTVTLLNSPVNNAFAIPGGYVYVTRQLMALMNDEAELAGVLGHEVGHVAAQHGQRRQKAATRNAVGGALLGALAGALLGDSGLAGLVQKGIGTGSQLLTLKFSRSQEYEADDLGIRYLASGGYDPRALSDMLASLAAQSNLDARVAGSARSMPEWASTHPDPGARVQRAASGAAATRATSTVRNRDAFLNALDGVLYGDDPKQGVIDGSRFRHPDLRLSFTAPNGFGMENGADAVSITGSGGQAQFGAAPYSGNIAAYIDSVFAKLGNGQGGVPAGEVNRTTINGLPAAYRTVRASSQSTQVDATVFAYDFGGGKAYHFLLLTPAGQGLGPFTGMVQSVQRLSAQDAAAIKPRRVDVIAVKAGDTVQSLAKRMAYSDLQLERFLTINALSANATLKPGQRVKIVTW from the coding sequence ATGAACTGGAAGATGAAGCTGGGCTGCGCCGGGGCGGTGCTGGCGGTGACGGCCAGCGCGCCTGCGGTGATCGGGCAGCAGCGGGCGATCCGCACCGTGTCTTCGATCAGCGCGCAGGACAAGGCGAGCGGCGCCAAGCAGCACCCCGAATTGCTCAAGGAATTTGGCGGTGCCTATGTGGGGCCGCAGGCGAAATATGTCGAAGGCGTGGGTCGCCGCATCGCCGTGCAGTCCGGCCTGTCCAATGCGCAGGGCGATTTTACCGTGACGCTGCTCAATTCGCCAGTGAACAACGCCTTCGCGATCCCCGGTGGCTATGTCTATGTGACGCGGCAGTTGATGGCGCTGATGAACGACGAGGCCGAACTGGCGGGCGTGCTGGGCCATGAAGTCGGCCATGTCGCGGCCCAGCATGGACAGCGGCGACAAAAGGCGGCGACGCGCAATGCGGTGGGCGGCGCGCTGCTGGGCGCATTGGCCGGGGCGTTGCTGGGTGATTCGGGGCTGGCGGGTCTGGTCCAGAAGGGGATCGGCACGGGCAGCCAGTTATTGACGCTGAAATTTTCGCGCAGCCAGGAATATGAGGCCGACGACCTTGGCATCCGCTATCTGGCAAGCGGCGGTTATGATCCGCGCGCGCTGTCGGACATGCTGGCGTCGCTGGCCGCGCAGAGCAATCTGGACGCACGGGTGGCGGGCAGTGCGCGGTCGATGCCCGAATGGGCGAGCACCCATCCTGACCCCGGCGCACGGGTGCAGCGAGCCGCGAGCGGCGCGGCGGCGACTCGGGCCACCAGCACGGTGCGCAATCGCGATGCGTTCCTAAATGCGCTGGACGGCGTACTTTATGGCGACGATCCCAAACAGGGGGTGATCGACGGCAGTCGCTTCCGCCACCCCGACCTCCGGCTGAGTTTCACCGCGCCCAACGGGTTCGGCATGGAAAATGGCGCGGATGCGGTGTCGATCACTGGATCGGGCGGGCAGGCGCAGTTCGGCGCGGCGCCCTATTCCGGCAATATTGCAGCCTATATCGACAGCGTCTTTGCCAAGCTGGGCAACGGGCAGGGTGGCGTACCGGCGGGCGAGGTCAACCGGACGACGATCAACGGCCTGCCAGCCGCTTACCGCACCGTGCGGGCGAGCAGCCAATCGACCCAGGTCGATGCGACCGTCTTCGCTTATGATTTTGGCGGCGGGAAGGCCTATCACTTCCTGCTGCTGACCCCGGCGGGGCAGGGGCTGGGGCCGTTTACCGGGATGGTGCAATCCGTCCAGCGGCTCAGCGCGCAGGATGCCGCCGCGATCAAGCCGCGCCGCGTGGATGTGATCGCTGTCAAAGCAGGCGATACCGTGCAATCGCTCGCCAAGCGGATGGCTTATAGCGATTTGCAGTTGGAGCGGTTCCTGACGATCAATGCGCTGAGTGCGAACGCGACATTGAAGCCGGGCCAGCGGGTGAAGATCGTCACCTGGTGA
- a CDS encoding (deoxy)nucleoside triphosphate pyrophosphohydrolase, translating into MPSFSPLLVVAVALIDADGRVLLQQRPPGKAMAGLWEFPGGKVEPGETPEAALVRELEEELGIETHSSCLAPATFASEALGDRHLLLLLYVCRKWTGVPEARHATALTWLKPAQMYALDMPPADLPLIGLLDALL; encoded by the coding sequence ATGCCGTCTTTTTCTCCCCTGCTGGTAGTCGCCGTAGCGTTGATCGACGCCGACGGCCGCGTGCTGTTGCAACAGCGTCCGCCCGGCAAGGCGATGGCGGGATTGTGGGAATTTCCCGGCGGGAAGGTGGAGCCGGGCGAGACGCCCGAAGCGGCGCTGGTGCGCGAGTTGGAAGAAGAATTGGGGATCGAGACGCACAGCAGTTGCCTGGCGCCCGCGACCTTCGCCAGCGAGGCGCTGGGCGACCGGCATTTGCTGTTGCTGCTTTATGTCTGTCGCAAGTGGACGGGGGTGCCGGAGGCGCGCCATGCGACGGCGCTTACCTGGCTGAAGCCCGCGCAAATGTATGCGCTCGACATGCCACCGGCGGACCTGCCGCTGATCGGGCTGCTGGACGCGCTGCTGTAG
- a CDS encoding (2Fe-2S)-binding protein — MVVCICNAIREKDLREAARNGADTPCSAYAQYGRRPKCGQCVPFARTIIAAERASA; from the coding sequence ATGGTCGTCTGCATCTGTAATGCCATTCGTGAAAAAGACCTGCGGGAAGCGGCGCGCAACGGCGCCGACACCCCGTGCAGCGCCTATGCCCAATATGGCCGCCGCCCCAAATGCGGCCAGTGCGTACCCTTCGCCCGCACCATCATCGCCGCGGAACGCGCGTCGGCCTAA
- a CDS encoding tyrosine recombinase: MGQDDAVLIDRFLEMMAAERGASRNTLLAYRTDLNGAGDLLGGLAGASRDGLGTLATAWAALAASSVARKASALRAFYAFLEEEGLRADNPSAALPRPATRRALPKILSVAEVDRFFATIAERLDVEHPAPADLRLAALIELLYGSGLRATELMSLPRRALASDRPFLILKGKGARERLVPISDRARAAVAAWLPHVPGDSPWLFPSGKSHLSRIRLYQLVKALAAASGIAPERVSPHVLRHAFATHLLEGGADLRALQMMLGHADIGTTQIYTHVDSRRLVELVNSRHPLAGMHPKITTKIAHPRVDGDAPAP; the protein is encoded by the coding sequence ATGGGCCAGGATGATGCCGTCCTGATCGATCGCTTCCTGGAAATGATGGCGGCGGAACGCGGCGCGTCGCGCAATACGCTGTTGGCCTATCGCACCGATCTGAATGGCGCGGGCGATTTGCTGGGCGGGTTGGCCGGGGCCAGCCGAGACGGGCTGGGGACGCTGGCGACCGCCTGGGCGGCACTGGCGGCGTCGTCCGTGGCGCGCAAGGCGTCGGCATTGCGCGCCTTCTATGCGTTTCTGGAGGAAGAGGGGCTGCGCGCCGACAATCCCTCCGCCGCGTTGCCGCGGCCTGCGACGCGTCGGGCGCTGCCCAAGATATTATCGGTGGCGGAGGTCGATCGATTCTTTGCGACGATCGCCGAGCGGTTGGATGTGGAGCATCCCGCACCCGCCGACCTGCGGCTCGCAGCGCTGATCGAGTTGCTTTATGGGTCCGGGCTGCGGGCGACCGAATTGATGTCGCTGCCGCGCCGGGCGCTGGCGAGCGATCGGCCGTTCCTGATCCTGAAGGGCAAGGGCGCGCGCGAGCGGCTGGTGCCGATTTCCGATCGGGCGCGGGCGGCGGTCGCCGCCTGGCTGCCGCATGTCCCAGGCGACAGTCCTTGGCTGTTCCCTTCGGGCAAGAGCCATTTGAGCCGCATCCGCCTCTATCAACTGGTCAAGGCGCTGGCGGCGGCCAGCGGCATTGCGCCGGAGCGGGTCAGTCCGCATGTGCTGCGCCACGCCTTTGCCACCCATTTGCTGGAGGGCGGGGCGGATTTGCGCGCGTTGCAGATGATGCTGGGCCATGCCGATATCGGCACGACGCAGATTTACACCCATGTCGACAGCCGACGGCTGGTGGAACTGGTCAACAGCCGCCATCCGCTAGCGGGGATGCACCCCAAGATCACGACCAAGATCGCGCATCCCCGCGTTGACGGCGACGCGCCAGCGCCTTAA
- the aroB gene encoding 3-dehydroquinate synthase: protein MALVRVALGARSYDILIEQGALDRAGDILSPCARNGRMVVVTDANVAATQLPRLDASLRAANIAVEPIILPPGEQTKSWRHLEQLLDALLALEIERGDHIVALGGGVIGDLVGFAASILKRGCHFIQLPTTLLAQVDSSVGGKTAINAKAGKNLIGSFYQPALVLIDPSTLDSLPPRETRAGYAEVVKYGLIDDPDFFAWCDANAAALLAGDPDARTYAIERSVQAKAAIVADDERETSGRRALLNLGHTFGHALEADTGFSDTLLHGEGVAAGMALAFRYSARLGLCADEDACRVTAHLKAVCLPHDLATAHVRADGAALVGHMLHDKKMAAGTLPFLLARGIGQTFLSKDVALDDVAAFLNADRAAEE from the coding sequence ATGGCATTAGTCCGCGTCGCGCTGGGTGCGCGCAGCTACGACATCCTGATCGAACAGGGCGCGCTCGACCGCGCGGGCGACATCCTGTCCCCCTGCGCGCGCAACGGCCGCATGGTCGTCGTCACCGACGCCAATGTCGCCGCCACGCAACTGCCGCGCCTCGACGCCAGCCTGCGCGCCGCGAACATCGCCGTCGAACCAATCATCCTGCCGCCGGGCGAACAGACGAAAAGCTGGCGTCACCTCGAACAGTTGCTGGACGCGCTGCTCGCCCTGGAAATCGAGCGCGGCGACCATATCGTCGCGCTGGGCGGCGGCGTGATCGGCGATCTGGTCGGCTTTGCCGCCTCGATCCTCAAGCGCGGCTGCCATTTCATCCAGTTGCCCACGACCCTGCTGGCGCAGGTCGATTCCTCGGTCGGCGGCAAGACCGCGATCAATGCCAAGGCGGGCAAGAATCTCATCGGCAGCTTCTACCAACCCGCCCTGGTGCTGATCGACCCCTCGACCCTCGACAGCCTGCCCCCGCGCGAAACCCGCGCTGGCTATGCCGAAGTCGTGAAATACGGCTTGATCGACGACCCGGACTTCTTCGCCTGGTGCGACGCCAATGCGGCCGCGCTGCTAGCCGGCGACCCGGACGCGCGCACCTATGCGATCGAACGCAGCGTGCAGGCGAAGGCCGCCATCGTCGCCGATGACGAACGCGAAACCTCCGGCCGCCGCGCTCTCCTCAACCTCGGCCACACCTTCGGCCATGCGCTGGAGGCCGATACCGGCTTTTCCGACACGCTGCTCCATGGCGAAGGCGTCGCGGCGGGCATGGCCCTCGCCTTCCGCTACTCCGCGCGCCTCGGCCTGTGCGCCGACGAAGACGCCTGCCGCGTGACCGCGCATCTCAAGGCCGTCTGCCTGCCCCACGACCTTGCCACCGCCCATGTCCGCGCGGACGGCGCGGCACTGGTCGGCCATATGCTCCACGACAAGAAGATGGCGGCGGGCACCCTCCCCTTCCTATTGGCCCGCGGCATCGGCCAGACCTTCCTGTCGAAGGACGTGGCGCTGGACGACGTGGCGGCGTTCCTGAACGCGGATCGGGCGGCCGAAGAATAA
- a CDS encoding shikimate kinase: MQRNSKIPDSQARRGPIVLVGMMGVGKSTVGRRLAARLGLHFVDADEEIEKAAGMSVTEIFERYGESYFRDGERRVIARLMDGAPKVIATGGGAFMQDETRRLILEAATAIWLDADIEILVDRVARRESRPLLKGRDPRAVLTELAAVRNPVYALAPIHVKSIAAPHEVAVERIMEQLTAWH; this comes from the coding sequence ATGCAGCGAAACAGCAAAATCCCGGATAGCCAGGCCCGGCGCGGTCCCATCGTTCTGGTGGGGATGATGGGCGTGGGCAAATCCACGGTCGGCCGCCGCCTTGCCGCGCGTCTGGGCCTCCATTTCGTCGACGCCGACGAGGAAATCGAGAAGGCCGCGGGCATGAGCGTGACCGAGATTTTCGAACGCTATGGCGAATCCTATTTCCGCGACGGCGAACGCCGCGTCATAGCCCGGCTGATGGACGGCGCGCCGAAGGTGATCGCGACCGGCGGCGGCGCTTTCATGCAGGATGAAACCCGCCGCCTGATCCTGGAGGCGGCTACTGCCATCTGGCTGGACGCGGATATCGAGATTTTGGTCGATCGCGTTGCCCGCCGCGAAAGCCGCCCGCTGCTCAAGGGCCGCGATCCTCGCGCCGTGCTGACGGAGCTGGCCGCGGTGCGCAATCCCGTTTACGCGCTCGCCCCCATTCATGTGAAGAGCATCGCGGCTCCCCATGAAGTCGCGGTCGAACGCATCATGGAGCAATTGACCGCATGGCATTAG
- a CDS encoding DUF418 domain-containing protein, translated as MDVLRGCAVLGILWMNITAFALPQNAYFNPAVAGPSSAADIAAWAISLIFVDGKMRGLFALLFGASMLLLIDREEMAGRDGRRAQMVRAGWLFVIGCAHFFLLWWGDILRVYALVSLFALLFVGLEPFALVKRALLFFLAQFLLVAAFIVSLYLWHHAAMAPGAGLPVRESYATFIAALADPASPTTQAEIATYRGSFGAIVQHKLAGMPGDWLWGFLFTAFETMGFMLLGMAMLKGGFLTGRWDAEQYRRTARHCFLIGVPPMGAMALWVAISGFAALPAYGVALAWSLPFRIPLTVGWAALILWLLARHRSHWLVDRLAATGRLALSNYLATSLIMTALFYGWGLGLFAHVPPALLPLFVLGGWAAMLVWSEPYAARFALGPAEWLWRSLINGRPQKIRKSV; from the coding sequence ATGGACGTGCTGCGCGGCTGCGCGGTGCTGGGGATATTGTGGATGAACATCACCGCCTTCGCCCTGCCGCAAAACGCCTATTTCAACCCGGCGGTGGCGGGGCCGTCCTCGGCCGCGGACATCGCCGCCTGGGCGATCAGCCTGATCTTCGTGGACGGCAAGATGCGCGGCCTGTTCGCCCTGCTATTCGGCGCGTCGATGCTGCTGCTGATCGACCGGGAGGAAATGGCCGGGCGCGATGGCCGCCGCGCGCAGATGGTCCGCGCGGGCTGGCTGTTCGTCATCGGCTGCGCCCATTTCTTCCTGCTCTGGTGGGGCGACATCCTGCGCGTCTATGCGCTGGTCAGCCTGTTCGCGCTGCTGTTCGTGGGCCTCGAACCCTTCGCCCTGGTCAAGCGCGCCCTGCTCTTCTTCCTCGCCCAGTTCCTGCTCGTCGCCGCCTTCATCGTCAGCCTCTACCTCTGGCATCACGCCGCCATGGCGCCCGGCGCGGGCCTGCCTGTGCGCGAAAGCTATGCCACCTTCATCGCCGCTCTGGCCGATCCCGCCAGCCCCACGACCCAGGCGGAAATCGCCACCTATCGCGGCAGCTTCGGCGCGATCGTCCAGCATAAGCTGGCTGGGATGCCGGGCGACTGGCTCTGGGGCTTCCTGTTTACCGCCTTCGAAACCATGGGCTTCATGCTGCTGGGCATGGCGATGCTCAAGGGCGGCTTCCTCACCGGCCGCTGGGATGCGGAGCAATATCGCCGCACCGCGCGCCATTGCTTCCTGATCGGCGTGCCGCCCATGGGCGCCATGGCGTTGTGGGTAGCGATCAGCGGCTTTGCGGCGCTGCCTGCCTATGGCGTCGCGCTCGCCTGGTCGCTGCCCTTCCGCATTCCGCTGACGGTCGGCTGGGCTGCGCTCATCCTCTGGCTGCTCGCCCGCCACCGCAGCCATTGGCTGGTCGATCGGCTCGCAGCGACGGGGCGACTGGCGCTCAGCAACTATCTGGCGACCAGCCTCATCATGACCGCGCTCTTCTACGGCTGGGGTCTTGGCCTGTTCGCCCATGTCCCGCCCGCCCTGCTGCCGCTGTTCGTGCTGGGCGGCTGGGCGGCGATGCTGGTCTGGTCGGAACCCTATGCCGCCCGATTCGCGCTGGGTCCGGCAGAATGGCTGTGGCGCAGCCTCATCAACGGCCGACCGCAAAAGATTCGCAAAAGCGTTTGA